Proteins co-encoded in one Nyctibius grandis isolate bNycGra1 chromosome 14, bNycGra1.pri, whole genome shotgun sequence genomic window:
- the LOC137670225 gene encoding transmembrane protein 17B-like — translation MAAHSPLPPSLRRGLAAFSGSLFIPNKTRDSGAAHTYRPAHEVLASLPLQMMLYFNVYYFPVWCLAEGMMLQLKYHLLPQHYQFLLVAAFLILSLTEGSRLYLGYVGNLQEKVPELAGFLLLSFLIQLPLLLFLLTDSHTIRLPLEMVVHSLLLAFLIAEIVAAFLALKTMTKQLAAQFYLRQFKEGSRGRPGQGGTGR, via the exons ATGGCTGCGCACAgcccgctgccccccagcctCCGCCGGGGCTTGGCAGCGTTCAGCGGCTCCCTCTTCATCCCCAACAAGACGCGGGACAGTGGCGCTGCCCACACCTACCGCCCAG CCCACGAGGTGCTGGCCAGCCTGCCCCTCCAGATGATGCTCTACTTCAACGTCTACTACTTCCCCGTCTGGTGCCTGGCTGAAGGGATGATGCTGCAGCTGAAG TACCACCTGCTGCCTCAGCACTACCAGTTCCTGCTGGTTGCTGCCTTCCTCATCCTCTCGCTGACTGAAGGCTCCCGCCTCTACCTGGGCTACGTGGGGAACCTGCAGGAGAAG GTGCCCGAGCTGGCCGggttccttctcctctccttcctgaTCCAGCTCCccctcctgctcttcctgctGACGGACAGCCACACCATCCGCCTGCCGCTAGAGATGGTGGTGCACAGCCTTCTCCTGGCCTTCCTCATCGCCGAGATCGTGGCTGCCTTCCTCGCGCTGAAGACCATGACCAAGCAGCTGGCGGCACAGTTCTACCTGCGGCAGTTCAAAGAGGGCAGCAGGGGAcggccggggcaggggggcacaGGCAGATGA